From Gammaproteobacteria bacterium, the proteins below share one genomic window:
- a CDS encoding ATP-binding protein, protein MLNKMAIRNLTVFSEANLDFGGNLNVFVGKNGTGKTHLLELAYSVLAVSAEEGRKINAATPTKSAYQTRLADKLVNVFRPETLDCLARRKRGRERCDIQLTFEHSDWDVDFGFATNSKSEVSIEKLPKSWLDVSPVYLSTRELLTIFPNFVAIYAGHYLKFDETWRDTCLLLGTLLKKGSKCSYGLRVVLHLEQPTNH, encoded by the coding sequence ATGCTAAACAAAATGGCCATCAGAAATCTGACCGTCTTTTCCGAGGCAAATCTTGATTTCGGAGGGAATCTAAATGTGTTTGTCGGTAAAAATGGGACAGGTAAGACCCATCTCCTTGAACTAGCATATTCGGTTCTCGCGGTCAGTGCGGAAGAGGGACGAAAGATAAATGCAGCAACACCTACCAAATCCGCTTATCAGACTCGTCTTGCAGACAAACTGGTCAATGTGTTTCGGCCAGAGACCCTCGATTGCCTAGCACGACGAAAGCGAGGACGTGAACGCTGTGACATCCAGTTAACATTCGAACATAGCGACTGGGATGTTGATTTTGGTTTTGCGACCAATAGCAAATCCGAGGTCAGTATTGAGAAACTGCCGAAATCTTGGCTAGATGTTTCTCCTGTGTATCTATCCACTCGCGAATTACTCACAATCTTTCCCAATTTTGTGGCCATCTACGCAGGACATTATCTTAAATTTGATGAAACCTGGCGTGACACCTGCCTACTGCTTGGTACGTTGTTGAAAAAAGGTAGCAAGTGCTCGTACGGATTGCGCGTTGTTTTACATCTTGAGCAACCTACCAATCATTAG
- a CDS encoding hypothetical protein (Evidence 5 : Unknown function), whose amino-acid sequence MEPVNRSLLERLNSDDILSDIQKVEGAEVDDNVELCRQQGKSTLALACY is encoded by the coding sequence ATGGAACCAGTCAATCGGTCACTACTGGAAAGACTGAATTCAGATGACATTCTTTCTGATATTCAGAAAGTTGAAGGTGCTGAAGTGGATGATAATGTGGAGCTATGTCGGCAACAAGGAAAATCAACGCTGGCTTTGGCATGCTATTGA
- a CDS encoding conserved hypothetical protein (Evidence 4 : Unknown function but conserved in other organisms), producing MKTVTLKEWTLTTLDKAFSLQQIWQCPLMDNWEKAALASDIEESDKNILLKLQKSLIRGGRAWNETELENKFISPVIMTADIDDEQIGYFLERNLTHVIGDYELSGIVDGIIATGFREPDVPLFCLHEYKRSIENQGSPDAQVLAAMLIAREKNNNELPIYGLFVVGLVWNFVVLNDHQYCISKSYKADDKEIVVIFNMIRTLKQIIKNELL from the coding sequence ATGAAAACAGTCACCCTCAAAGAGTGGACATTAACGACCTTGGATAAGGCGTTTTCTTTGCAGCAAATTTGGCAATGTCCACTGATGGATAATTGGGAGAAAGCCGCTTTGGCTAGCGATATAGAAGAAAGTGACAAGAACATCTTACTAAAGCTACAAAAATCATTAATTCGTGGCGGTCGGGCATGGAACGAAACAGAATTAGAAAACAAATTCATCAGTCCTGTTATTATGACCGCAGATATCGATGATGAACAAATTGGTTATTTCTTGGAAAGAAACCTAACCCATGTTATCGGCGATTATGAATTATCTGGTATTGTCGACGGTATAATTGCCACTGGATTTCGTGAACCAGATGTTCCGCTATTTTGTCTGCATGAATATAAACGCAGCATCGAGAATCAAGGTTCACCCGATGCACAAGTCTTAGCCGCCATGCTTATTGCTCGGGAAAAAAACAACAACGAACTTCCGATTTATGGCCTGTTTGTGGTGGGCTTAGTGTGGAACTTTGTGGTCTTGAACGATCATCAATATTGCATCAGCAAGAGTTATAAAGCCGATGATAAAGAAATAGTGGTGATTTTTAATATGATAAGAACGTTGAAACAGATCATTAAAAATGAATTGCTATGA
- the insB gene encoding Insertion element iso-IS1n protein InsB, with amino-acid sequence MTFFLIFRKLKVLKWMIMWSYVGNKENQRWLWHAIDHATGNVLAYVFGKRKDSVFLSLKELLKPFGISRFYTDDWGAYERNLPVEQQIISKKNTQKIERKHLMLRTRIKRLARKTICFSKLEKMHDIVIGLFINRYEFGVLV; translated from the coding sequence ATGACATTCTTTCTGATATTCAGAAAGTTGAAGGTGCTGAAGTGGATGATAATGTGGAGCTATGTCGGCAACAAGGAAAATCAACGCTGGCTTTGGCATGCTATTGACCATGCTACGGGAAATGTTCTTGCGTATGTGTTTGGCAAAAGGAAAGATTCGGTATTTTTGTCCTTAAAAGAACTCCTCAAGCCGTTTGGGATTTCTCGATTTTATACTGACGATTGGGGGGCTTATGAACGGAATTTACCAGTCGAACAACAAATCATTAGCAAGAAGAATACTCAAAAAATCGAGAGGAAACATTTAATGTTACGGACACGTATCAAACGGCTTGCCCGGAAAACCATTTGCTTCTCCAAACTTGAGAAAATGCATGATATTGTGATTGGTCTCTTCATAAATCGCTATGAATTTGGCGTCTTAGTCTGA
- a CDS encoding hypothetical protein (Evidence 5 : Unknown function), which yields MTILIPLRETRADQEIFAEGVTSGEAKSLKRLLTPRFGSMPDWVTRRIDGGVLSP from the coding sequence TTGACCATATTAATTCCACTCCGAGAGACTCGCGCTGACCAGGAAATCTTTGCCGAGGGCGTGACCAGTGGGGAAGCCAAAAGCTTAAAACGCCTCCTCACCCCCCGCTTTGGCTCTATGCCTGACTGGGTAACGCGTCGGATCGATGGAGGTGTTTTAAGCCCCTAG
- the insA gene encoding IS1 protein InsA gives MANRAVLCPCCKCDHVVKRGKTELGKQRYLCLKPECGRKTFILDYTYQGYLPEVKEQIIDMAMNGSGIRDTARVLGISPGTVISKIKETRTLYGTSQSVTTGKTEFR, from the coding sequence ATGGCTAACAGAGCTGTTTTGTGTCCATGCTGTAAATGTGATCATGTCGTTAAACGCGGCAAGACGGAACTTGGAAAACAACGCTATCTCTGCCTGAAGCCGGAATGTGGTAGGAAGACATTCATTTTAGATTATACCTACCAGGGGTATTTGCCAGAAGTCAAGGAGCAGATCATCGACATGGCAATGAACGGCAGCGGGATCCGTGATACTGCGCGGGTATTGGGAATTAGTCCAGGGACGGTTATTAGCAAAATAAAAGAAACAAGAACCCTATATGGAACCAGTCAATCGGTCACTACTGGAAAGACTGAATTCAGATGA
- a CDS encoding hypothetical protein (Evidence 5 : Unknown function), producing the protein MSIAEDKAILFSEQKVKTTGFQSVVV; encoded by the coding sequence ATGTCTATTGCAGAGGATAAGGCTATTTTATTCTCCGAACAGAAGGTTAAAACCACCGGCTTTCAGTCGGTGGTCGTTTAG
- a CDS encoding hypothetical protein (Evidence 5 : Unknown function), translating to MVPSSQTAMIEFQGQYLKTVWYNLMAKVALYSETHPDSEVKGILIFLHSSLDPYHSKGGEKGSAGGLLQAVYLDHFLPEWLVREPDNPYLAVLAPLVPESERLCQEAPKLWQTIQQASVAPEIRGSLSELLVFWFFEHFKSFTKKQIWAMLHILTPLQETRAYQEIFAEGEARGEARGKAKSLKHLLTRRFGLVPDWATSRIEGTTIDQLDAWLDGVLDAKSITDLLGSGPH from the coding sequence ATGGTGCCCTCGAGCCAGACGGCCATGATAGAGTTTCAGGGACAATACCTCAAAACTGTCTGGTACAACCTGATGGCGAAGGTAGCGCTCTACAGCGAGACGCATCCCGATAGCGAGGTAAAGGGAATCCTGATCTTCCTGCATTCGAGCCTGGATCCATACCATTCCAAGGGTGGGGAGAAGGGGAGCGCGGGCGGATTACTTCAGGCGGTGTATCTGGATCATTTTCTGCCCGAGTGGTTGGTACGGGAACCGGACAATCCCTACTTGGCGGTGCTCGCCCCATTGGTGCCGGAAAGCGAGCGTCTCTGCCAGGAAGCCCCAAAGTTGTGGCAGACCATTCAGCAAGCCTCCGTGGCTCCAGAAATCCGTGGAAGCCTATCGGAGCTTTTGGTATTTTGGTTCTTCGAGCATTTCAAATCATTCACCAAGAAGCAGATCTGGGCAATGTTGCACATATTGACTCCACTTCAGGAGACTCGCGCCTATCAGGAAATCTTCGCCGAAGGAGAGGCCAGAGGGGAAGCCAGAGGGAAAGCCAAAAGCCTAAAACACCTCCTCACTCGCCGTTTTGGCCTTGTGCCTGACTGGGCGACAAGCCGGATTGAGGGAACCACCATTGATCAACTGGATGCCTGGTTGGACGGTGTGCTTGATGCCAAGAGCATTACTGACTTGCTTGGTAGTGGACCGCATTGA
- a CDS encoding GNAT family N-acetyltransferase, with amino-acid sequence MITELLNTVDPRWNEVLASIPHDFYHLPGYIELEAIRMGGVAGAIYIEEDGSRFLQPVVLRELPFNVPGLPADATDASSPYGYPGPLIDARNGFMETLKTALPRFMRERHILSLFVRLNPLLNDPALLTGLGNFVAHGEVIWIDLTLAPEELHRQTRSRYRSYLKKMKSEGVTVDFDENYDLYQTFIKLYYATMNDVGADEMYYFDTDYFERLREILGANMKLVVVKHEGIIAAMGLFMRTGSIVQYHLSGKNVDSGQPHATKAMMVFVRDWAKSVGAKILNLGGGIGSENDNLSQFKRGFSELTRPFYTWRLIGDSDYYDTCVKEWSRRACCDVGATTGFFPSYRKPMMGS; translated from the coding sequence ATGATTACTGAACTACTAAATACTGTAGACCCCCGCTGGAATGAAGTACTCGCGAGTATTCCTCACGATTTTTATCATCTCCCTGGCTACATTGAGCTTGAAGCAATCCGTATGGGGGGAGTTGCTGGTGCCATCTATATTGAAGAGGACGGTAGCCGATTTCTGCAACCGGTAGTGCTACGCGAGCTTCCATTTAATGTGCCCGGACTTCCTGCAGATGCAACCGATGCTAGTAGTCCCTATGGTTACCCTGGTCCATTAATCGATGCTCGTAATGGTTTTATGGAGACTTTGAAGACTGCGCTTCCTCGTTTTATGCGCGAGCGGCACATCCTTAGTCTTTTCGTTCGGTTGAATCCATTGCTCAATGATCCTGCGCTACTTACCGGCCTGGGCAACTTTGTCGCTCATGGTGAGGTCATCTGGATCGATTTGACGTTGGCACCGGAAGAATTGCACCGTCAAACTCGGTCGAGGTACCGCTCCTATCTGAAGAAAATGAAAAGCGAGGGGGTAACAGTCGATTTTGACGAGAATTATGATCTGTACCAAACCTTTATCAAACTCTACTACGCCACCATGAATGATGTTGGTGCCGACGAAATGTATTATTTCGATACAGACTATTTCGAACGGTTGCGTGAGATCTTAGGTGCGAATATGAAATTGGTGGTAGTCAAACATGAAGGAATTATTGCTGCAATGGGATTGTTTATGCGTACTGGCAGCATTGTTCAGTACCACCTTTCTGGTAAAAATGTGGATTCCGGTCAACCCCATGCTACCAAGGCAATGATGGTCTTTGTGCGTGATTGGGCAAAATCAGTAGGTGCAAAAATTCTTAATCTTGGCGGCGGGATCGGTAGCGAGAATGACAACTTGAGCCAATTTAAACGAGGTTTTTCGGAGCTGACGCGTCCTTTTTATACCTGGCGCTTAATCGGCGATAGTGATTATTATGATACTTGTGTGAAAGAGTGGTCACGTCGTGCGTGTTGTGATGTTGGTGCAACGACGGGATTTTTTCCGTCCTACCGTAAACCAATGATGGGGTCCTAG
- a CDS encoding alpha-2-macroglobulin: MIQIVMFLWLCLMLVLPGGSAHATFELSGLATDSTAYATSLRAKTPPQITPAQRETALKQARTASTQKDSAKTIAACESAVTMGINTPVLWLMLSEAWTVAPKLNRDRAMQTAYLAYNAATNPEDKATALWRLTTVLDELFDRPDQALKAATEIRSLIVATPTVASHAPGLEPRIEALRQRIGLTLKSVEVLSDEALPRACLHFSDPLSRRENVHFTDFLRLEPTTQLTPEVRDETLCLTGLEHGTNYRITVRQGLPGEGGLTVKKNETQPFRVTDRSPSVAFRGTGFILPRVGSEGVPITTINLDRVALKVYRVNDRSLVAGLRDNHFAEQLGTYSASEVAENNGEQVWEGEMTVKGERNHEITTALSFREVVADPKPGLYVITAEPIDVSSNFHPDERATQWLLVSDTGLSVFRGADGITVFVRSFATAKPLAGVEVALVARNNSELARSVTDPLGRVRFPVGLTRGNGGNAPIAVMAYNGADFAMLDLTKSAFDLSDRGVGGRDAPGPMDAFLYTDRGVYRQGETVNLSVLLRDAKTVAVENFPLTVKVLRPSGTEYHSGVLPAGPSGGFFLALTLSKTAPLGTWQAQVFSDPKGNPVGQVSFQVDDFVPERLSIELKPATPLLEPGKPFELAVKGRFLYGPPAAGLNGTAELSLQSDPQPYPQHKGYHFGLAQESFTQRLEPLEFPVTDAEGVAHVVAKLPPLPDTTQPLRGEFRVTLAEPGGRPTRQSVTVPVRTQSYAIGIHPRFEGATIPEGQGADFDIIAIAPEGIALAKSNLTWELVEEHTTYQWYLQNGHYNYRGVTRSVPRRSGALSIGPDKPMSLTLDRLEFGRYRLEVVDKTTRVASSLRFSSGWQMGDAGNDTPDKLEITADQQTYAPGETARVRLTPPFAGEVLLTVATDRLFDARVLTVPTAGTTAEIPIDPNWGPGAYVTATVFRPPVKGRDHQPVRAIGLTWLGINPASRTLAVTVAAPEVARPRQSLTVDLKVTPASESTEDAWVTLAAVDEGILQLTDFASPDPARHLFGKRKLGLDIRDDYGRLIDALEGPFGGLHQGGDASGAGLPVVPFTVVSLFKGPVKVNAEGIAKVTLDLPDFNGQLRLMAVAWGNSRVGSTSTPLIVRDPLMANATLPRFLAPGDDSHLTLSLHNVEAAAGHYEVTVRGSDAVAVDSGNLAFDLAAGERRSAVLPLKGLSTGIGRVVLSVKGVGGATIEHSYDLTIRSSRPVETQFLTQRMPAGESLRLSVAHLASYVPGTGKISATFSSAPPFDVTGILRALDRYPYGCLEQTISRALPLLVVRDVGTALGVERNTDDTLEGRVQQAIARVLDKQRYDGSFALWGSSGETHPWLTAYAVEFLARARVKGYPVPEQPLQDAISWLRNHAIDGRNDADALASRAYALYALALAGVNLGGPARYFHDTYLDKLPTPLSKGQLGATLARLGDHGRAQSAFEAAMANLTRDYWRVDHGSTVRDAAALVTLMTEVNMVGDNLPKLIDRLPAATITVGATNTQEQAWLMLAADTLMHGTTPLKLTWSGGTPLKGDPVTLAPTSAQLAPDGVVVTNVGETAVWQSLSLSGIPAEPRPAEHEGLRVKRKFLDRQGQPIDLDHIRQNDVFVILLEGEANTKLNHQLVITHPLPAAWEIEKRSISGGEDSDFPWLTDLTTPTTVEGRDDRYVAAVDLSPETQTFKLAYLVRALTVGTYELPGAQIEDMYRPRFFARQATGRITVHAVE; encoded by the coding sequence ATGATCCAAATAGTGATGTTCCTGTGGCTCTGCCTAATGCTCGTCTTACCCGGTGGAAGCGCCCACGCCACCTTCGAATTAAGTGGATTAGCGACAGATTCAACGGCCTACGCCACATCACTGCGCGCCAAGACGCCACCACAAATCACCCCCGCGCAACGTGAGACCGCACTCAAACAGGCGCGGACCGCAAGCACTCAAAAAGACTCTGCCAAGACCATTGCGGCCTGCGAGTCAGCGGTGACCATGGGCATCAACACCCCCGTGCTCTGGCTGATGTTGAGCGAAGCCTGGACGGTAGCGCCTAAGCTCAATCGCGACCGCGCCATGCAGACCGCCTACCTCGCCTACAACGCCGCCACCAATCCCGAAGACAAGGCAACGGCGCTGTGGCGGCTAACCACGGTATTGGATGAATTATTTGATCGGCCCGACCAGGCATTGAAGGCAGCAACCGAGATCAGGTCACTGATCGTCGCCACCCCAACGGTCGCGAGCCACGCACCCGGCCTCGAACCACGCATCGAGGCACTGCGTCAGCGCATCGGACTCACGCTGAAGTCGGTGGAGGTACTGTCCGACGAGGCGCTACCACGGGCCTGTCTGCATTTTTCCGACCCATTGAGCCGACGCGAGAATGTCCATTTCACCGACTTCCTCCGGCTGGAACCCACCACACAACTGACTCCCGAGGTGCGCGACGAGACCCTGTGCCTAACGGGCCTTGAGCACGGCACAAACTATCGCATCACCGTGCGTCAGGGATTGCCCGGCGAAGGCGGTCTGACCGTAAAGAAGAATGAGACGCAACCCTTCCGCGTTACCGACCGCAGTCCCTCGGTAGCCTTTCGTGGGACGGGTTTCATCCTCCCGCGCGTGGGCAGCGAGGGCGTACCCATCACCACCATCAACCTCGATCGGGTGGCGTTGAAGGTCTATCGCGTCAACGATCGGAGCCTCGTCGCTGGCCTTCGTGATAATCATTTCGCAGAACAATTAGGCACTTACAGCGCCAGCGAGGTCGCCGAAAACAACGGCGAGCAGGTCTGGGAAGGCGAGATGACCGTGAAGGGAGAACGTAACCACGAGATTACTACCGCACTGTCCTTCCGCGAGGTAGTAGCCGACCCCAAACCCGGCCTGTACGTCATTACCGCCGAGCCAATCGACGTGTCGAGCAACTTTCACCCGGACGAAAGAGCGACCCAGTGGCTATTGGTGTCCGATACCGGGCTGTCCGTCTTCCGTGGCGCCGATGGCATCACTGTCTTTGTCCGGTCCTTCGCGACCGCCAAACCGCTCGCCGGGGTCGAGGTGGCGCTGGTGGCACGCAACAATTCCGAACTAGCCCGTAGCGTTACCGACCCACTCGGGCGGGTGCGCTTCCCGGTTGGCCTGACACGCGGCAACGGTGGCAACGCTCCCATCGCGGTAATGGCCTACAACGGCGCCGACTTCGCCATGCTCGACCTGACCAAGTCCGCCTTCGACCTATCCGACCGGGGCGTCGGTGGGCGAGACGCACCGGGACCAATGGACGCCTTCCTCTACACCGATCGTGGCGTCTACCGCCAGGGCGAGACCGTCAACCTATCCGTTCTGCTGCGCGACGCCAAGACCGTGGCGGTGGAAAACTTCCCGTTAACAGTGAAGGTGCTACGACCGAGTGGCACCGAGTACCACTCCGGCGTTCTACCGGCGGGTCCAAGTGGAGGCTTCTTTCTGGCGCTAACGTTGTCGAAAACCGCACCACTCGGTACCTGGCAGGCGCAGGTCTTCAGCGACCCCAAAGGTAACCCCGTAGGGCAGGTGAGCTTCCAGGTCGATGACTTTGTACCGGAGAGGCTGTCCATCGAGTTGAAACCCGCCACACCCCTGCTCGAACCGGGTAAGCCCTTCGAGTTGGCGGTCAAGGGCCGTTTCCTCTACGGCCCGCCCGCCGCTGGGCTCAACGGTACGGCAGAATTGTCGCTCCAATCCGACCCGCAACCCTATCCCCAGCATAAGGGCTACCACTTTGGGTTGGCGCAAGAGAGCTTCACCCAACGCCTGGAGCCACTTGAATTCCCGGTTACCGACGCCGAAGGCGTGGCGCACGTCGTTGCCAAACTGCCGCCCCTGCCCGATACCACCCAACCGCTACGCGGCGAGTTTCGCGTCACGCTGGCCGAGCCCGGTGGCCGACCGACCCGTCAGTCCGTGACCGTGCCGGTGCGTACTCAGTCCTACGCCATCGGCATTCACCCGCGCTTTGAAGGTGCAACTATCCCCGAAGGACAAGGGGCGGACTTCGACATCATCGCCATCGCCCCGGAAGGCATAGCGCTCGCCAAGTCCAATTTAACCTGGGAATTGGTGGAGGAACATACGACCTACCAGTGGTATCTCCAGAATGGTCACTACAACTATCGAGGAGTCACCCGCTCGGTGCCGCGCCGTTCGGGCGCGTTGTCGATTGGCCCCGACAAACCGATGTCGCTGACGCTCGACCGTTTGGAGTTCGGGCGCTATCGTCTGGAGGTAGTGGACAAGACGACGCGCGTGGCCTCGTCGTTGCGGTTCTCCTCGGGCTGGCAAATGGGTGATGCCGGGAACGATACCCCGGACAAATTAGAGATCACTGCGGATCAACAGACCTACGCGCCGGGCGAGACCGCGCGTGTCCGCCTGACGCCACCGTTCGCGGGCGAGGTGCTGTTGACGGTTGCCACCGATCGCCTGTTCGATGCCCGCGTGCTAACCGTACCGACCGCTGGGACAACCGCAGAGATCCCGATCGATCCCAATTGGGGTCCTGGCGCCTACGTCACCGCCACGGTTTTTCGTCCACCGGTCAAGGGCCGTGACCACCAACCAGTACGCGCCATCGGTTTGACTTGGTTAGGGATTAATCCGGCATCGCGCACCCTGGCGGTGACCGTGGCCGCGCCCGAGGTCGCACGCCCGCGTCAGTCGCTAACCGTGGATCTGAAAGTGACGCCTGCCAGCGAGTCGACCGAGGATGCCTGGGTCACGCTCGCGGCGGTGGATGAAGGGATCCTCCAACTCACTGACTTTGCCTCGCCTGATCCCGCCCGTCATCTGTTTGGCAAACGCAAGTTAGGTCTGGATATTCGCGACGACTACGGTCGGTTGATTGATGCCCTAGAGGGTCCCTTTGGCGGTCTCCACCAGGGAGGCGACGCCAGTGGCGCGGGGTTGCCGGTAGTGCCGTTCACGGTGGTATCGCTGTTCAAGGGACCGGTCAAGGTAAACGCCGAGGGTATCGCCAAGGTCACCCTCGATCTCCCAGATTTCAACGGCCAACTCCGCCTAATGGCGGTGGCTTGGGGAAATTCGCGCGTTGGCTCAACCTCGACGCCGCTGATTGTGCGCGATCCGCTGATGGCCAATGCCACCCTGCCGCGTTTCCTGGCCCCTGGTGACGATAGCCACCTCACCCTATCACTGCACAACGTCGAGGCTGCGGCTGGGCACTACGAGGTGACGGTGCGCGGGAGCGACGCCGTGGCCGTAGACAGTGGCAACCTGGCGTTCGATCTCGCTGCTGGTGAACGGCGTAGTGCGGTTCTGCCACTCAAGGGGCTATCGACCGGGATTGGTCGAGTTGTGTTATCGGTTAAGGGGGTTGGGGGCGCTACCATCGAGCATTCCTATGACCTCACCATTCGTTCCTCACGCCCCGTCGAGACGCAATTCCTGACCCAGCGGATGCCAGCAGGCGAATCGCTACGACTTTCGGTTGCGCATCTTGCTAGTTACGTTCCGGGCACGGGCAAGATTTCAGCCACTTTTAGTTCCGCCCCGCCCTTTGACGTAACCGGCATTTTGCGGGCGCTGGACCGTTACCCCTACGGCTGCCTAGAGCAGACCATCAGCCGCGCTTTGCCGTTGCTGGTGGTGCGTGACGTGGGCACGGCGCTCGGCGTCGAGCGTAATACCGATGACACCCTGGAAGGCCGGGTACAACAGGCAATTGCACGGGTCCTCGACAAGCAACGCTACGATGGATCGTTTGCGTTGTGGGGTTCGAGTGGCGAGACGCACCCGTGGTTGACCGCCTACGCGGTGGAGTTTCTGGCGCGTGCCCGCGTCAAAGGCTATCCGGTGCCGGAACAGCCACTCCAGGACGCGATCAGTTGGTTGCGTAACCATGCCATCGATGGAAGAAACGATGCCGATGCGTTGGCCAGTCGTGCCTATGCCTTGTACGCCCTAGCACTGGCAGGGGTGAATTTGGGCGGACCGGCGCGTTACTTCCATGACACCTATCTGGACAAACTCCCGACCCCGCTATCGAAGGGGCAACTCGGGGCGACGCTCGCGCGACTCGGCGACCATGGCCGGGCGCAGAGCGCCTTCGAGGCCGCCATGGCCAACCTCACCCGCGACTATTGGCGCGTCGATCATGGATCCACGGTACGCGACGCTGCGGCGCTGGTCACGCTGATGACCGAGGTCAACATGGTTGGCGACAATCTGCCGAAGCTAATCGACCGCCTACCCGCCGCGACCATCACGGTCGGTGCGACCAACACCCAGGAGCAGGCCTGGCTGATGTTGGCCGCCGATACGTTGATGCATGGTACGACCCCGCTGAAACTCACCTGGTCGGGAGGTACCCCACTCAAGGGCGACCCGGTGACGCTGGCGCCGACCTCGGCCCAGCTTGCCCCCGACGGCGTAGTGGTGACCAATGTTGGCGAGACGGCGGTATGGCAATCGTTGTCGTTGTCGGGCATCCCTGCCGAACCACGACCAGCGGAGCACGAGGGCCTTCGTGTGAAGCGTAAATTCCTTGACCGCCAAGGTCAGCCCATCGACCTCGACCATATCCGCCAAAACGATGTTTTCGTCATCCTGTTGGAGGGCGAGGCCAATACCAAACTCAACCACCAACTAGTTATTACGCATCCGTTACCAGCGGCTTGGGAAATCGAGAAGCGCAGCATCAGCGGCGGCGAAGACAGTGATTTCCCGTGGCTGACCGATTTGACCACACCAACCACCGTGGAGGGGCGTGATGATCGCTACGTTGCCGCAGTTGATCTCTCACCAGAAACGCAGACCTTCAAACTGGCCTATTTGGTACGGGCGCTAACCGTTGGGACCTATGAATTGCCCGGTGCACAGATAGAGGATATGTACCGACCACGTTTCTTCGCCCGCCAAGCAACTGGGCGAATTACGGTACATGCGGTGGAGTAA